A single genomic interval of Lathyrus oleraceus cultivar Zhongwan6 chromosome 7, CAAS_Psat_ZW6_1.0, whole genome shotgun sequence harbors:
- the LOC127100883 gene encoding phosphatidyl-N-methylethanolamine N-methyltransferase produces the protein MGIVVAIAVLSPFPFYYYLWNWPQSWVDLCGKERDPSKIMAYVSHFLKLIQFMALFSVSSFHWPPFYFWPLFAFGQFLNFRVYQLLGEAGTYYGVRFGKTIPWVTEFPFGVISDPQYVGSILSLVACLSWVPYQYIVLWILGYVFMIRVESKEDQSTRAKPLN, from the exons ATGGGTATTGTTGTGGCTATTGCTGTGTTATCGCCATTTCCATTCTACTATTACCTCTGGAATTGGCCTCAATCATGGGTAGACTTATGCGGTAAAGAAAGAGATCCTTCAAAGATTATGGCTTACGTTTCTCATTTCTTGAAGCTGATTCAGTTCATGGCGCTCTTTTCTGTCTCTTCTTTTCATTGGCCTCCTTTTTACTTCTGGCCCCTTTTTGCATTTGGACAGTTTCTTAACTTCAG GGTTTATCAGCTGCTCGGTGAAGCCGGGACATACTATGGCGTACGCTTTGGAAAAACGATTCCGTGGGTAACTGAATTCCCTTTCGGGGTCATCAGTGATCCTCAATATGTTGGCAGCATCTTGAGTCTTGTTGCATGCCTTTCATGGGTTCCTTATCAGTACATTGTCCTGTGGATTTTAGGGTACGTGTTTATGATTCGCGTTGAATCAAAGGAAGATCAATCTACTCGTGCGAAGCCGCTCAATTGA
- the LOC127100884 gene encoding phosphatidyl-N-methylethanolamine N-methyltransferase isoform X1 produces MDIVVAIAVLSQFPFYYYVWNWPQSWVDLCGKERDPSKIMAYIGHFLKLLQIISLISVSSFHWPPFYFWPLFAFGQFLNFRVYQLLGEAGTYYGVRFGKTIPWVTEFPFGVISDPQYIGSIMSIVVCLTWVPYQYILLWILGYVFMIRVESKEDPSTRAKPLN; encoded by the exons ATGGACATTGTTGTGGCCATTGCAGTGTTATCACAATTTCCATTCTACTATTATGTCTGGAATTGGCCTCAGTCATGGGTAGACCTATGCGGTAAAGAAAGAGACCCTTCAAAGATTATGGCTTACATTGGTCATTTCTTGAAGCTACTTCAGATCATTTCACTCATCTCTGTCTCTTCTTTTCATTGGCCTCCTTTTTACTTCTGGCCTCTTTTTGCATTTGGACAGTTCCTTAACTTCAG GGTTTATCAGCTGCTTGGTGAAGCCGGCACGTACTACGGTGTACGCTTTGGAAAAACTATTCCGTGGGTAACCGAATTCCCTTTTGGAGTCATCAGTGATCCTCAATATATTGGCAGCATCATGAGTATTGTTGTATGCCTTACATGGGTTCCTTACCAGTACATTCTCCTGTGGATTTTAGGATATGTGTTTATGATCCGCGTTGAATCGAAGGAAGATCCATCGACTCGTGCTAAGCCACTCAACTGA
- the LOC127100884 gene encoding phosphatidyl-N-methylethanolamine N-methyltransferase isoform X2, with protein MAYIGHFLKLLQIISLISVSSFHWPPFYFWPLFAFGQFLNFRVYQLLGEAGTYYGVRFGKTIPWVTEFPFGVISDPQYIGSIMSIVVCLTWVPYQYILLWILGYVFMIRVESKEDPSTRAKPLN; from the exons ATGGCTTACATTGGTCATTTCTTGAAGCTACTTCAGATCATTTCACTCATCTCTGTCTCTTCTTTTCATTGGCCTCCTTTTTACTTCTGGCCTCTTTTTGCATTTGGACAGTTCCTTAACTTCAG GGTTTATCAGCTGCTTGGTGAAGCCGGCACGTACTACGGTGTACGCTTTGGAAAAACTATTCCGTGGGTAACCGAATTCCCTTTTGGAGTCATCAGTGATCCTCAATATATTGGCAGCATCATGAGTATTGTTGTATGCCTTACATGGGTTCCTTACCAGTACATTCTCCTGTGGATTTTAGGATATGTGTTTATGATCCGCGTTGAATCGAAGGAAGATCCATCGACTCGTGCTAAGCCACTCAACTGA
- the LOC127100882 gene encoding photosynthetic NDH subunit of subcomplex B 1, chloroplastic: MAATTTNFLLPKNQKPFSHFLTNPPSTYPIHVSILTSLDYPSHSSNSTRTPNVRVNAKKKNPWLDPFDDGEDPNIEYGSLFADGKQDEDPRPPDNLNSPYGYLKFPAGYAVEIASLGSKVRGDVRRCCCVVAGGVYENLLFFPTIQLIKDRYPGVQIDVVGTDRGKQCYELNKNVRWANVFDPEDEFPEPAEYTDSLGVLRGRYYDMVLSTKLAGFGHAAYLFMTTARDRVSYVYPNVNAAGAGLFLSETFTPESSNLSEGGFHMYHQMEDWLGKPFRSVPRQVVPPLKVSLSRKLKEVVEEKYTKAGVKKGRYVVIHGIQSDSKATMQSRGDPDSLLPLEVWAEISDAVREFTPLFVIPHERERENVEEIVGEDTSIIFITTPGQMAALINDSAGVIATNTAAIQLANARGKPSVALFCSKEKGNKFVPQAEEKKCIVISSETGKLIDIDVEAVKNAIQAFNLSLAFA; encoded by the exons ATGGCTGCAACTACAACAAATTTTTTACTACCCAAAAATCAAAAACCTTTCTCACATTTCCTCACAAACCCGCCTTCAACTTATCCAATCCATGTTTCAATATTAACTTCATTAGACTATCCATCACATTCTTCCAATTCAACTAGAACACCAAATGTTCGTGTAAATGCCAAAAAGAAGAATCCGTGGCTCGACCCTTTTGACGACGGAGAAGACCCGAACATAGAATACGGTTCGTTGTTTGCAGACGGTAAACAAGACGAAGATCCAAGGCCACCGGATAATCTAAACAGCCCTTATGGATACTTGAAGTTTCCAGCTGGTTATGCAGTTGAGATAGCTTCTTTGGGATCGAAAGTTAGAGGTGATGTTAGGAGGTGTTGTTGTGTGGTGGCTGGTGGTGTTTATGAGAATTTGTTGTTTTTTCCAACTATTCAGTTGATTAAGGATAGGTACCCTGGTGTTCAGATTGATGTTGTGGGTACTGATAGAGGGAAACAGTGTTATGAGTTGAATAAGAATGTTCGATGGGCTAATGTTTTTGATCCTGAAGACGAGTTTCCTGAGCCTGCTGAGTATACTGATTCTCTTGGAGTTCTAAGG GGTAGGTACTATGACATGGTCTTAAGTACAAAATTGGCAGGCTTTGGTCATGCGGCATATTTATTCATGACAACTGCGCGAGATAGAGTTAGTTATGTTTATCCAAATGTGAATGCTGCAGGGGCAGGATTGTTTCTATCTGAAACATTCACACCTGAAAGTTCAAATCTTTCAGAGGGAGGATTTCATAT GTATCATCAGATGGAAGACTGGCTAGGAAAACCGTTTCGAAGCGTTCCAAGGCAGGTCGTGCCACCACTTAAAGTATCACTTTCAAGGAAGTTGAAGGAAGTTGTGGAGGAAAAATACACAAAAGCCGGTGTAAAGAAAGGAAGATATGTTGTGATTCATGGGATACAATCAGATTCAAAGGCCACAATGCAGTCTAGGGGTGATCCTGATAGCTTACTTCCTCTTGAAGTGTGGGCTGAAATTTCTGATGCTGTAAG GGAATTTACGCCACTTTTTGTCATTCCACATGAGAGAGAAAGGGAAAATGTTGAGGAAATTGTTGGAGAAGATACCTCCATAATCTTCATCACTACCCCTGGACAG ATGGCTGCTCTTATTAATGACTCGGCTGGAGTGATAGCTACAAATACAGCTGCAATTCAGCTTGCAAACGCGCGCGGAAAACCTAG TGTTGCGCTATTTTGCTCTAAAGAGAAAGGAAACAAGTTTGTTCCGCAGGCTGAAGAGAAGAAATGCATTGTAATATCATCAGAGACAGGGAAGTTGATTGATATAGATGTTGAGGCTGTAAAAAATGCAATTCAAGCTTTCAATTTGTCTCTAGCTTTTGCATAG